A single window of Sphaerodactylus townsendi isolate TG3544 linkage group LG05, MPM_Stown_v2.3, whole genome shotgun sequence DNA harbors:
- the LOC125433850 gene encoding perilipin-3-like → MSSEDNITSPTVAENKEPEQQNVVTRVASLPLVSSTYDMVSSAYASTKETHPYLKSVCDVAEKSVKTLTAAAVSGAQPLLAKLEPQIATANEYACKSLDKLEEKLPILQQPSEKVVASTKEVVSSTVNGAKNAVASSVSGVMDMTRSVVSGSVNTVMESRVGQMVATGMDAVLDMSEDLMNQYLPVSEKELFELAASVDCSDLAAPVEQPSERESCFVRLGSLSSKIRHRAYQQALHKLWNVKKGTEVSLTQLHLMIELVEHIKEGVGQKLQGGQEKLNQMWLEWSKKQAGSEEPVDSSVQPEVESQTLAMFRGVTQQLQGSYSALISSVQGLPAGIQDKVQHFRHTVEDLHSSFSTAHSFQDVSAAILAQSREQVTKAREAVDDVLDYVVSHVPLPWVVGPFAPSLVELPDAPTSKVEDDVQASKEPKGKLGSPPKAPSEPKKDI, encoded by the exons ATGTCCTCGGAAGATAACATCACAAGCCCGACGGTTGCCGAAAACAAAGAGCCAGAGCAGCAG AATGTGGTCACTCGAGTTGCCAGTCTGCCTCTGGTGAGCTCCACCTATGATATGGTCTCCTCGGCTTATGCCTCCACAAAAGAGACCCACCCCTACCTCAAGTCTGTCTGTGATGTGGCAGAAAAAAGCGTGAAGACCCTCACGGCAGCCGCTGTGAGTGGGGCCCAGCCCCTACTGGCCAAGCTGGAACCTCAGA TTGCAACAGCCAACGAGTACGCGTGCAAGAGCCTAGATAAATTGGAAGAAAAACTACCCATTTTGCAGCAGCCGTCTGAGAAG GTGGTCGCCAGCACCAAGGAGGTAGTCTCGAGTACTGTCAATGGAGCCAAGAATGCTGTGGCCAGCAGCGTGAGCGGGGTCATGGACATGACCAGGTCGGTGGTGTCGGGCAGCGTGAATACCGTCATGGAGTCCAGAGTGGGTCAGATGGTGGCAACCGGCATGGATGCCGTGCTGGATATGTCAGAAGACTTGATGAATCAGTACCTCCCTGTGTCAGAGAAAGAGCTGT TTGAATTGGCAGCTTCAGTGGATTGCTCTGATCTGGCGGCCCCTGTGGAGCAGCCGAGTGAGCGTGAGAGCTGTTTTGTCCGCCTGGGGTCTCTCTCCAGCAAAATCCGCCACCGGGCCTACCAGCAAGCATTGCACAAGCTGTGGAACGTCAAGAAGGGCACTGAAGTCTCCCTCACTCAACTCCACCTGATGATCGAGCTG GTAGAACACATCAAAGAAGGCGTGGGCCAGAAACTCCAAGGAGGCCAGGAGAAGCTGAACCAGATGTGGTTGGAGTGGAGCAAGAAGCAGGCAGGGAGcgaagagccggtggattcttcAGTGCAGCCAGAG GTTGAGTCGCAGACCCTGGCCATGTTCCGTGGCGTGACccagcagcttcagggctcctACTCAGCTCTCATATCCAGCGTCCAAGGCCTTCCAGCCGGCATCCAGGACAAAGTCCAGCACTTCCGCCACACCGTGGAAGACCTCCACTCATCCTTTTCAACTGCCCACTCCTTCCAGGACGTTTCGGCCGCCATCTTGGCTCAGAGTCGTGAGCAAGTCACCAAGGCGCGGGAGGCTGTGGATGACGTGCTGGACTACGTGGTCTCGCATGTTCCCCTCCCATGGGTGGTGGGGCCTTTTGCCCCCAGCTTGGTAGAGCTTCCAGACGCTCCCACTTCCAAGGTGGAAGATGATGTCCAGGCCTCTAAAGAACCGAAGGGGAAGCTGGGCAGCCCACCGAAAGCACCTTCTGAGCCTAAGAAAGACATCTAG